A genomic stretch from Phoenix dactylifera cultivar Barhee BC4 unplaced genomic scaffold, palm_55x_up_171113_PBpolish2nd_filt_p 000412F, whole genome shotgun sequence includes:
- the LOC103695725 gene encoding probable phospholipid hydroperoxide glutathione peroxidase, whose translation MLCSPPAALSRFVYLRNLSHSASLRLSKPCSSPSQRTLVFAPSRISSSPSRNLRGVGFPFPVSSSPAASPLFCRFASEMASKSSQATQTVHDFTVKDARGNDVDLSIYKGKVLLIVNVASQCGLTNSNYTDLTTLYEKYKDKGLEILAFPCNQFGAQEPGTNEQILEFACTRFKAEYPIFDKVDVNGNNAAPIYKFLKSSKGSLFGDSIKWNFSKFLVDKEGHVVDRYAPTTSPLSIEKDVKKLLGLN comes from the exons ATGCTGTGTTCCCCTCCCGCGGCTCTCTCTCGCTTCGTTTACTTGAGAAATCTCTCGCACTCCGCCTCCCTCCGGCTCTCCAAACCCTGCTCGTCTCCCTCTCAAAGGACCCTCGTCTTCGCCCCTTCGAggatctcttcttctccttcgcgGAATCTCCGTGGTGTCGGCTTCCCTTTCCCTGTTTCTTCTTCACCGGCGGCGTCTCCCCTGTTCTGTAGATTCGCTTCCGAGATGGCCAGCAAATCCTCCCAGGCTACCCAAACCGTCCATGACTTCACTGTGAAG GATGCCAGGGGAAATGATGTGGACCTCAGCATTTACAAGGGAAAGGTTCTGCTGATTGTGAATGTGGCATCTCAATG TGGGTTGACTAACTCGAATTACACAGACCTGACTACGCTGTATGAGAAGTACAAGGACAAGG GTCTTGAGATTCTGGCTTTTCCATGCAATCAGTTCGGGGCACAAGAACCAGGAACCAATGAGCAGATCCTTGAATTTGCTTGCACTAGATTCAAAGCTGAGTACCCAATCTTTGACAAG GTTGATGTAAATGGGAACAATGCTGCACCTATCTACAAGTTCCTGAAATCCAGCAAAGGTAGTCTCTTTGGAGATAGCATTAAGTGGAATTTCTCAAAGTTCTTGGTCGATAAGGAAGGGCATGTGGTGGACCGTTATGCCCCGACTACTTCACCTCTGAGCATTGAG AAGGATGTCAAGAAGCTGCTGGGACTTAACTAA
- the LOC103695724 gene encoding FT-interacting protein 3-like has product MNNLKLGVEVVGAHDLMPKDGQGSANAYVELHFDHQKFRTTIKEKDLNPVWNEQFYFNISDPSHLPDLYLEAYVYHINRASQSKSFLGTVRLSGSSFVPYSDAVALYYPLEKQHILSRVKGELGLKVFLTDDPSVRPSNPLPAVDPFLSNPPPVRSHQTPDQFTSPNLNFFPENRAESVQTFYHLPREQRQVHSTAPVGDQPVRYTDEMKSGPPQVVRMLSSSSQQPVDFQLKETSPFLGGGRVVGGRVIHGEKAGAYDLVEKMQYLFVRVVKARDLPAKDVTGSLDPFVEVRLGNFKGITKHFEKKLNPEWNEVFAFSRERLQASFLEVVLKDKDLVKDDFVGIVRFDLNEVPTRVPPDSPLAPEWYRLEDKKGDKIKGELMLAIWYGTQADECFPYAVHSDAILPTDSAAALSSHIRAKVYHAPRLWYVRVNIIEAQDIVVSDKNRIPDLFARARIGHQTLRTKTIQSRTMNCQWNEEFMFVAAEPFEDHLILSVEDRVSASKEEVIGLIHVPLGSVDRRADDRAIRPKWFNLKKPVAVDVDLLKEEKFSSKIHVRICLDGGYHVLDESTHYSSDLRPTAKQLWKPPIGLLELGILNADGLHPMKTREGRGTADTYCVAKYGQKWVRTRTIIDNLSPRFNEQYTWDVYDPATVLTVGVFDNCQLVEKVSGSNGPKDMHVGKVRIRLSTLETGRVYTHTYPLIVLHPSGVKKMGELHLAIRFSSTSTVNLLYQYSRPLLPKMHYVRPLLLMQQEMLRHQAVQIVAARLGRMEPPLRREVVEYISDAHSHLWSMRRSKANFFRLMSVFSVLFSVGKWFGDVCAWKNPITTVLVHILFVMLVCFPELILPTVFLYMFLIGLWNYRFRPRYPPHMNTRISHADAAHPDELDEEFDTFPTSRGAELVRMRYDRLRSVAGRIQTVVGDVATQGERLQLLLSWRDPRATMMFLIFCLLAALVLYVTPFQVVAVIAGFYLMRHPKFRHKMPSVPLNFFRRLPARTDSLL; this is encoded by the coding sequence ATGAACAATCTTAAGCTGGGCGTTGAAGTTGTTGGTGCCCATGACCTCATGCCCAAGGATGGCCAGGGTTCTGCCAATGCTTATGTAGAGCTCCACTTTGATCACCAGAAGTTCCGAACCACCATCAAAGAAAAAGATCTGAACCCTGTTTGGAACGAGCAGTTCTACTTCAACATCTCTGACCCTTCCCACCTTCCTGACCTGTACCTAGAAGCTTATGTTTATCATATCAACCGAGCCTCCCAATCCAAGTCCTTCCTCGGAACGGTTCGGCTCTCTGGATCTTCCTTTGTCCCTTACTCTGATGCTGTTGCCTTGTACTATCCGTTGGAAAAGCAACATATCCTTTCGCGTGTGAAAGGAGAGCTTGGCCTTAAAGTATTTCTCACTGATGATCCCTCAGTGAGACCTTCCAACCCCCTCCCAGCTGTTGATCCATTTCTCAGTAATCCTCCTCCAGTTCGCAGTCATCAAACTCCAGATCAATTCACCAGTCCAAATCTGAACTTCTTTCCAGAAAACAGAGCGGAGTCAGTTCAGACCTTTTACCACCTCCCAAGAGAGCAGCGCCAGGTCCATTCTACAGCCCCAGTGGGTGACCAGCCAGTGAGGTACACTGACGAGATGAAATCTGGACCGCCTCAGGTTGTCAGGATGTTATCATCATCATCGCAGCAACCAGTGGACTTTCAACTCAAAGAAACAAGTCCGTTCCTTGGTGGGGGACGCGTCGTTGGAGGCCGTGTGATACATGGGGAGAAGGCAGGTGCTTATGACCTTGTGGAGAAGATGCAGTATCTTTTTGTACGAGTGGTGAAGGCACGCGATTTACCAGCCAAGGATGTGACCGGGAGCCTTGATCCTTTTGTTGAGGTGAGACTTGGAAACTTtaagggaatcactaaacacTTTGAGAAGAAGTTGAACCCAGAATGGAATGAGGTGTTTGCGTTCTCTAGAGAGCGATTGCAAGCATCATTCCTTGAGGTTGTGCTCAAAGACAAAGATCTTGTTAAGGACGATTTTGTTGGAATCGTGCGTTTTGATTTGAATGAGGTCCCAACACGAGTTCCACCAGATAGTCCTCTAGCTCCAGAGTGGTATCGGCTGGAGGACAAGAAGGGGGACAAGATTAAGGGCGAACTTATGTTAGCAATATGGTATGGAACACAAGCTGATGAATGCTTCCCGTATGCAGTGCATTCAGATGCTATACTGCCTACTGATTCTGCTGCTGCTCTGAGCTCCCACATCCGTGCGAAGGTCTATCATGCACCAAGGCTGTGGTACGTTCGAGTCAACATCATCGAAGCTCAAGATATTGTTGTGTCTGATAAAAACCGCATCCCAGATTTGTTTGCTAGAGCACGGATAGGGCACCAGACATTGAGGACGAAGACAATTCAGTCTCGGACGATGAACTGTCAATGGAATGAAGAATTCATGTTTGTGGCTGCTGAACCTTTTGAGGATCACCTAATCCTGTCTGTAGAAGATCGTGTCAGTGCGAGCAAAGAAGAGGTGATTGGCCTAATTCATGTGCCTTTAGGGTCTGTAGACAGGCGTGCCGATGACCGGGCGATACGCCCGAAATGGTTTAACCTTAAAAAGCCGGTGGCAGTCGATGTGGACCTGTTGAAGGAGGAGAAGTTCTCAAGCAAGATCCATGTTCGCATCTGCTTAGATGGAGGATACCATGTGCTTGATGAGTCTACCCACTACAGCAGCGACCTCCGACCAACTGCAAAGCAGCTGTGGAAGCCTCCAATTGGGTTGCTTGAACTTGGCATCCTTAATGCTGATGGGCTCCATCCAATGAAGACACGGGAGGGAAGGGGAACAGCAGACACATACTGTGTGGCCAAGTATGGCCAGAAATGGGTACGAACTCGCACCATCATTGACAACCTGAGCCCAAGATTCAATGAGCAGTACACATGGGATGTCTATGATCCAGCCACGGTCCTTACTGTTGGTGTCTTTGACAATTGCCAGCTTGTTGAAAAGGTTTCTGGTTCTAATGGCCCCAAAGACATGCATGTCGGGAAGGTACGCATCCGACTCTCAACTCTTGAGACTGGACGTGTATATACCCACACATATCCGCTTATAGTCCTCCACCCCTCCGGTGTCAAAAAGATGGGAGAGCTCCACCTTGCAATCCGGTTCTCATCCACGTCAACTGTCAACTTGTTGTATCAGTACTCCAGGCCCCTCTTACCAAAGATGCATTACGTACGCCCCCTTTTGTTGATGCAACAAGAGATGCTCCGTCACCAAGCTGTCCAAATTGTGGCAGCTCGGCTGGGCCGAATGGAGCCACCTCTCCGAAGGGAGGTTGTGGAGTACATATCTGATGCTCATTCTCATTTATGGAGCATGCGCAGAAGCAAGGCAAACTTCTTTCGCCTCATGTCGGTCTTCTCAGTCTTGTTTTCAGTTGGAAAATGGTTTGGGGATGTGTGCGCATGGAAGAACCCCATTACAACTGTACTAGTACACATTCTGTTTGTGATGCTTGTCTGCTTTCCAGAGCTGATACTCCCGACAGTTTTTCTTTACATGTTTCTGATAGGGCTGTGGAATTATCGGTTCCGCCCACGCTATCCTCCCCACATGAATACTAGGATCTCTCATGCAGATGCTGCGCACCCAGATGAGCTTGATGAGGAGTTTGACACATTCCCTACATCTCGGGGTGCAGAGCTCGTGAGAATGAGGTATGATAGGCTGAGGAGCGTGGCAGGGAGGATTCAAACAGTAGTGGGGGATGTCGCAACGCAGGGGGAGCGGCTGCAGTTACTACTGAGCTGGAGGGACCCTCGTGCCACAATGATGTTTCTGATCTTCTGCCTGTTGGCAGCATTGGTGCTGTATGTGACACCGTTTCAGGTGGTGGCAGTCATTGCAGGGTTCTACTTGATGAGGCACCCAAAGTTTAGGCACAAGATGCCGTcggtgccattgaacttctttcGGCGGTTACCAGCGAGGACAGACTCTTTGTTGTAA
- the LOC103695726 gene encoding AT-hook motif nuclear-localized protein 9-like encodes MDGREGMAMSGPAPYYMQRGIGGPVAGSQHPGLHGPPPGIRSMPNPGSSLAAQSSGMGPGGGPIGSAAFQVESSPAISPQGGGGMGGGGHAGVGSGEPMKRKRGRPRKYGPDGTMALALSPISSATPPGSGMGSGSGSAAPTQKRGRGRPPGTGRKQQLASLGEWVAGSAGMGFTPHIITIAVGEDIASKIMSFSQQGPRAVCILSANGAVSTVTLRQPATSGGTVTYEGRFEILCLSGSYMLTDDGGSRSRSGGLSISLSSPDGRVIGGGVGGLLIAATPVQVIVGSFIYGGSKAKSKAKTSQQPGAESDHPVGDKQGTPSGAPPSQNLTPSVLGGWPGSRQMDIRNAHIDIDLTCG; translated from the exons ATGGATGGGAGAGAAGGGATGGCAATGTCCGGGCCGGCGCCCTACTACATGCAGAGAGGGATAGGAGGTCCGGTCGCCGGTTCGCAGCATCCGGGGCTGCATGGGCCGCCGCCGGGGATCCGGTCGATGCCGAACCCCGGCTCGAGCCTGGCCGCGCAGTCCTCCGGCATGGGGCCCGGCGGGGGACCGATCGGGTCGGCGGCGTTTCAGGTAGAGTCCTCGCCGGCGATCTCTCCCCAAGGTGGCGGCGGCATGGGCGGCGGGGGGCATGCGGGAGTGGGCTCGGGGGAGCCCATGAAGAGGAAGCGGGGGAGGCCTCGGAAGTACGGGCCGGACGGGACTATGGCGCTGGCTCTGTCTCCCATCTCCTCTGCGACGCCCCCAGGGTCGGGGATGgggtcgggctcgggctcggctgcTCCTACTCAAAAGCGGGGTAGAGGCCGGCCACCGGGCACTGGGAGGAAGCAGCAGTTGGCTTCGCTCG GGGAATGGGTTGCTGGGTCAGCTGGCATGGGTTTTACACCACACATTATAACAATTGCTGTAGGAGAG GACATAGCATCCAAAATAATGTCCTTTTCACAACAGGGACCGCGTGCTGTCTGTATCCTCTCGGCTAATGGTGCTGTCTCTACAGTGACCCTTCGCCAGCCAGCAACTTCTGGTGGCACTGTCACTTATGAG GGCCGCTTTGAAATACTTTGCTTGTCGGGATCCTATATGTTGACTGATGATGGAGGATCCCGTAGCCGGAGTGGTGGTTTAAGCATATCTCTTTCTAGCCCCGATGGTCGTGTGATTGGTGGTGGTGTTGGGGGATTGCTTATTGCTGCAACTCCTGTGCAG GTAATAGTGGGGAGCTttatttatggcgggtcgaaagCGAAAAGCAAAGCCAAGACCAGCCAACAACCAGGTGCTGAATCCGATCATCCAGTAGGGGATAAACAAGGCACACCATCTGGTGCACCTCCCAGCCAAAATCTCACCCCTTCTGTCCTGGGTGGATGGCCTGGTTCAAGGCAAATGGACATCAGGAATGCTCACATCGACATTGACTTGACCTGCGGGTAG